In one window of Pirellulales bacterium DNA:
- a CDS encoding tetratricopeptide repeat protein: protein MNDASHSAEPSSPVGNTAGRQIALLAASLVAALPFAASWNFALLNWDDLFNIAQNPHFNPPTFASLLRFWQEPYGYLYIPVTYLVMGVEAAVARQVTTDAVTFNPAVFHGTSLVLHTVCTGLVAVLLWQLVRNRRAAVVSAFAFAWHPLQTETVCWVSEQKGLLAAALGLTALNLYVYCQQRGSRAALSYVAATIAFGLALLCKPAAVAVPLVALALSLGVLARPWRAALLSVVPWLALAALLAYATNRLQTAEGGTPQVVPWARPMIAGDALTFYAWKTLLPARLSPDYGRSPASVLQSGWVYLMWPLPLIALAALTRLPHARGFLTAALVFVAALLPVCGLIPFGFQAISTVGDRYAYLAMLGPALAMALLFNLVPRPGIKIAAGILLAAWALLSWKQTDIWRNDATLFRHVLSINGRSWVAHERLAAVAVRDGDYASAASHYLAALAIKPHSALDEGNLGLALEALARYDESETHFRAALEIEPQNVAALRGLGLAELRRGQPSTAIEYFNRLLEVAPQDAILHYNLGQSLVRSNERVAAVVHLRQACNAAPAFAGARLALARLHATGAEFEPAIEAYRAVVRARPDWLTAAAELAWILSTQKAAEFRNGPEAVRLTDPLVAVEPPSAVALDLRAAALAENQQFDEAAATATRAAELAAASGNAALAAAIRERALGYKNKTPYRATDLALPDLNLPGDPTPARS from the coding sequence GTGAACGACGCATCGCATTCCGCCGAGCCGTCTTCGCCCGTCGGAAACACCGCCGGCCGACAGATCGCGTTGCTGGCGGCGTCTCTCGTCGCCGCGCTGCCGTTTGCTGCCTCCTGGAACTTTGCCTTGTTGAACTGGGACGACCTGTTCAACATCGCCCAGAATCCGCATTTCAATCCGCCGACCTTCGCGAGTCTGTTACGGTTCTGGCAAGAGCCCTACGGCTATCTGTACATCCCGGTCACCTATCTGGTGATGGGCGTCGAGGCGGCCGTCGCCCGGCAGGTCACAACCGATGCGGTCACGTTCAACCCGGCCGTGTTTCATGGAACGAGCCTCGTGCTACATACGGTGTGCACGGGGCTCGTGGCAGTCCTGTTGTGGCAGCTCGTGCGCAATCGGCGCGCGGCGGTAGTGAGTGCGTTTGCGTTTGCCTGGCATCCCTTGCAGACCGAAACGGTTTGCTGGGTATCGGAGCAAAAAGGTTTGCTGGCGGCCGCCTTGGGGTTGACCGCGCTGAACTTGTACGTGTACTGCCAACAGCGCGGCAGCCGCGCGGCACTGTCTTACGTTGCAGCAACCATCGCTTTTGGATTGGCCCTGTTGTGTAAGCCGGCAGCCGTCGCGGTTCCGCTCGTGGCTTTGGCGTTGTCGCTGGGCGTCTTGGCGCGTCCCTGGCGCGCGGCCCTGTTGTCGGTCGTGCCTTGGCTCGCCCTGGCCGCCTTGCTGGCGTATGCCACCAACCGCTTACAAACCGCCGAAGGTGGCACGCCCCAGGTCGTACCCTGGGCTCGGCCCATGATCGCCGGTGACGCACTGACCTTCTATGCGTGGAAAACGCTGCTACCGGCGCGGCTTTCGCCCGACTATGGACGCTCGCCGGCGTCGGTCCTCCAGAGCGGCTGGGTTTACCTGATGTGGCCGCTGCCGCTCATCGCGCTGGCGGCGCTGACTCGATTGCCGCACGCGCGCGGGTTTCTGACTGCGGCCCTGGTGTTCGTCGCTGCGTTGCTCCCGGTGTGCGGACTGATCCCCTTCGGCTTTCAAGCGATCTCGACCGTGGGCGACCGCTATGCCTACCTGGCCATGCTGGGCCCGGCCTTGGCCATGGCACTGCTGTTCAATCTCGTTCCGCGTCCCGGCATCAAGATCGCCGCCGGCATCCTGCTCGCGGCCTGGGCCCTGCTCTCCTGGAAGCAGACGGACATCTGGCGCAACGATGCTACGCTGTTTCGCCATGTCTTGAGCATCAACGGACGCAGTTGGGTTGCACACGAGCGGCTCGCGGCCGTGGCCGTGCGCGACGGCGACTATGCGTCGGCCGCCAGCCACTACCTGGCGGCCCTGGCGATTAAACCGCACAGTGCCTTGGACGAGGGCAACCTGGGGCTGGCCCTCGAGGCGCTCGCCCGGTACGACGAGTCCGAGACCCATTTCCGAGCCGCACTTGAGATCGAGCCGCAGAATGTCGCGGCCTTGCGCGGCCTGGGCCTGGCCGAGCTACGCCGCGGTCAGCCAAGCACCGCGATTGAGTATTTCAATCGACTCCTCGAAGTCGCACCTCAAGACGCGATTTTGCACTACAACCTGGGCCAGTCACTGGTCCGGTCCAATGAACGTGTGGCCGCGGTCGTGCATCTGCGACAGGCGTGCAATGCTGCTCCGGCCTTTGCGGGTGCACGCTTGGCGCTGGCACGCCTGCACGCGACCGGGGCCGAGTTCGAGCCCGCGATCGAGGCCTACCGGGCTGTCGTGCGGGCGCGTCCCGACTGGCTGACCGCAGCCGCAGAGCTGGCCTGGATCCTGTCGACGCAAAAGGCGGCGGAATTCCGCAATGGCCCCGAGGCCGTGCGTTTGACCGATCCGCTCGTGGCAGTCGAGCCCCCCTCGGCCGTGGCGCTCGACTTGCGCGCAGCCGCTCTGGCCGAAAACCAGCAATTCGACGAGGCCGCCGCGACGGCCACGCGCGCCGCAGAACTGGCCGCTGCATCTGGAAACGCCGCACTGGCCGCGGCCATCCGCGAGCGCGCCCTCGGCTATAAGAACAAGACGCCGTACCGGGCCACCGACTTGGCGCTGCCGGATCTCAACTTGCCCGGCGATCCAACGCCCGCGCGCTCTTGA
- a CDS encoding D-glycerate dehydrogenase, protein MTRPQVFVTRRIPEAGLARVLEACDAEVWNEPLPPPRDVLLEKVARCDGLLALLTEKIDGELLDAAPRLKVVSNFAVGFNNIDVSAATARGVCVGNTPGVLTEATADLAVALLLAASRRILESHLYARQGHWKTWEPLGHIGQDLEGKTLGILGMGRIGSAVARRMYWGWGMQIVYCDPHHNRDAEQQLGARRVEFDELLSLSDFVSIHADLNDTTRGVFNAAAFRKMKPTAVLVNTARGPLVVEADLIEALQRGTIFAAGLDVTDPEPPDPQTPLLFLPNCVLVPHIASATVTSRNGMAEIAAANLLAGVRGEPLPHWVNPEVASRRRP, encoded by the coding sequence ATGACTCGTCCCCAGGTGTTTGTGACCCGGAGGATTCCCGAGGCGGGGTTGGCGCGCGTCCTCGAAGCCTGCGACGCGGAGGTGTGGAACGAGCCGCTGCCGCCGCCGCGCGACGTGCTGCTCGAAAAGGTCGCCCGCTGCGATGGCCTGCTGGCACTGCTCACCGAGAAGATCGACGGCGAGCTGCTCGACGCCGCGCCGCGGTTGAAGGTCGTCAGCAACTTCGCCGTGGGTTTCAACAACATCGACGTTTCGGCCGCCACGGCTCGGGGCGTCTGCGTGGGCAACACGCCTGGAGTTTTGACCGAGGCCACGGCCGACCTGGCCGTGGCGCTGTTGCTCGCCGCCTCGCGACGGATTCTCGAAAGCCATCTCTACGCGCGGCAAGGGCACTGGAAGACCTGGGAACCGCTAGGCCACATCGGCCAGGACCTGGAAGGCAAGACGCTGGGCATCCTGGGCATGGGCCGCATCGGCTCCGCCGTGGCGCGGCGCATGTACTGGGGTTGGGGCATGCAGATCGTCTACTGCGATCCGCACCACAACCGCGATGCGGAACAACAATTGGGGGCCCGCCGGGTCGAATTCGACGAGCTGCTCTCGTTGTCCGATTTCGTGTCCATTCATGCCGATCTCAATGACACCACGCGCGGAGTGTTCAACGCGGCCGCGTTTCGCAAGATGAAGCCGACCGCGGTGCTGGTCAACACGGCGCGCGGACCGTTGGTGGTCGAGGCGGACCTGATCGAGGCGCTCCAGCGCGGCACGATCTTTGCCGCGGGCCTGGATGTGACCGATCCCGAGCCGCCCGATCCGCAGACGCCGTTACTGTTCTTACCCAATTGTGTGCTCGTCCCGCACATCGCCAGCGCTACGGTCACCAGCCGCAACGGCATGGCCGAGATCGCCGCGGCAAACCTGCTGGCCGGAGTGCGCGGCGAGCCGCTGCCGCATTGGGTCAATCCTGAGGTCGCATCGCGGCGCCGCCCGTGA
- a CDS encoding M3 family oligoendopeptidase, whose translation MPTAETPPDDKPTRWNLANIYPSLASPEFQADVARLGQDLAACEAFFDQGQVRRRELAPAESPITLADVLESALQRTSALVLLSSTLESFVYGVLTTDSYDVQAQRELSRLEALNTRMRTLLVRLQGWIGSLEARLTELIAGRELLARHGFFLRRAAEQSRYLMSEPLEELAAELCVDGPVAFGKLQGNLTSQIKVQLRRGDQEETLPITAVRNLCSDPDPAVREAAYHAELAGWRSAQTAVAACLNSVKGAAINLARRRGRDSVLAAALDANLIDRPTLDALLDTIREYFPAFRRYLRSKAQKLGREKLPWWDLFAPMGASQRRFTWSQARALIVEKFAQFTPELGEFAARAFDEHWIDGETRDGKRGGAFCMEVMRVEQSRILANFDGSFDGVSTLAHELGHAYHNFCQTGLDPLLRGAPMILAETASIFCETLITEAALATAGPDEQLAILETQLTGATQVCLDISSRFLFETALLERRAASELAPEELCELMLAAQRETYADAVDEATYHPFMWLWKPHYYAYQDNFYNFPYAFGHLFATGLYAIYRREGASFLPRYGELLRDTGQDYAAPLAARFGIDIRQPDFWRGSLRLVGAQITRYESLGSG comes from the coding sequence ATGCCCACTGCCGAAACTCCGCCCGACGACAAACCCACGCGTTGGAACCTGGCCAATATCTACCCGTCGCTCGCCTCGCCCGAATTCCAGGCGGACGTCGCGCGGCTCGGTCAGGACCTGGCCGCCTGTGAGGCGTTTTTCGATCAAGGGCAAGTGCGCCGGCGCGAGCTTGCGCCCGCGGAATCGCCGATCACGCTGGCCGACGTGCTTGAATCCGCGCTCCAGCGCACCAGCGCCCTGGTCTTGCTTTCCAGCACGCTGGAGTCGTTCGTCTACGGCGTGCTGACGACCGATAGTTACGATGTGCAGGCCCAGCGTGAATTGTCGCGGTTAGAAGCGTTGAACACCCGCATGCGTACGCTGCTCGTGCGATTGCAGGGCTGGATCGGATCGCTCGAAGCGCGGCTGACCGAGTTGATCGCGGGCCGCGAACTGCTCGCGCGTCACGGTTTCTTTCTCCGCCGCGCGGCCGAGCAAAGCCGGTACCTGATGAGCGAGCCGCTCGAGGAGCTCGCGGCTGAATTGTGCGTCGATGGACCGGTCGCCTTCGGCAAGCTACAGGGCAATCTCACCAGCCAGATCAAGGTGCAGTTGCGGCGCGGCGACCAGGAAGAGACGCTGCCGATCACGGCGGTGCGCAATCTCTGCTCCGACCCCGACCCCGCGGTGCGCGAGGCCGCGTATCACGCTGAACTCGCCGGCTGGCGAAGTGCGCAAACCGCCGTGGCCGCGTGCCTGAACAGCGTCAAGGGGGCGGCGATCAACCTGGCCCGTCGCCGGGGGCGCGACAGCGTGCTGGCAGCGGCGCTCGACGCCAACCTGATCGACCGGCCGACTCTCGACGCTCTGCTGGACACGATTCGCGAATACTTCCCGGCGTTCCGTCGGTATCTGCGCAGCAAGGCTCAAAAGCTCGGGCGCGAGAAGCTGCCATGGTGGGACCTGTTCGCCCCGATGGGAGCTTCGCAGCGGCGCTTCACCTGGAGCCAGGCGCGTGCACTCATCGTCGAAAAGTTCGCTCAATTCACCCCCGAGCTAGGCGAGTTTGCGGCCCGGGCCTTTGACGAGCATTGGATCGACGGCGAGACGCGCGACGGCAAACGCGGCGGCGCGTTTTGCATGGAAGTGATGCGCGTCGAGCAGAGCCGGATTCTCGCCAACTTCGACGGCAGCTTCGACGGCGTGAGCACCTTGGCCCACGAATTGGGCCACGCCTATCACAACTTCTGCCAAACGGGCCTCGACCCTTTGCTGCGCGGCGCCCCGATGATCCTGGCCGAAACGGCGAGCATTTTCTGCGAGACGCTGATCACCGAGGCGGCCCTGGCCACGGCCGGGCCCGACGAGCAGTTGGCGATCCTCGAAACGCAGCTCACCGGGGCGACGCAGGTCTGCCTCGATATCAGTTCCCGGTTCCTGTTCGAGACGGCCTTGCTCGAACGAAGGGCCGCGAGCGAATTGGCGCCCGAGGAACTTTGCGAACTGATGCTCGCGGCGCAGCGCGAGACCTATGCCGACGCGGTCGACGAGGCCACTTATCACCCCTTCATGTGGCTTTGGAAGCCACATTACTACGCGTACCAGGACAACTTCTACAACTTTCCGTACGCGTTCGGCCATCTGTTCGCGACCGGCCTGTATGCCATCTATCGCCGCGAGGGCGCGAGCTTCTTGCCGCGTTACGGGGAACTGCTGCGCGATACCGGGCAGGACTACGCCGCGCCCTTGGCGGCGCGGTTCGGGATCGACATTCGCCAGCCGGACTTTTGGCGCGGCAGCCTGCGGCTGGTCGGCGCGCAAATTACACGCTATGAAAGTCTCGGATCCGGCTGA
- a CDS encoding CocE/NonD family hydrolase, whose amino-acid sequence MSLVKSRRPQWILLAAAVVLMGWAVSPAAGGPTESMVTMTDGTRLAVDVYLPENRAAKLPAIFVSTPYNKSGVKGFADGFLSRGYALVVADIRGRFKSEGNDAIIFHHHGWAKNHDGHDLLRWIAAQEWSNGRVGSYGGSAVGITQNMQAPGAPECLQAQYVEVAFSDMYSQCAYQGGCFRQCLLEGWLKATQMDPENLASFVAHPNKDAFWAELDPESQAARVNAPGVYVGGWYDIFVQGTINSFTSIQQQGEPGARGRCRLVLGPWAHGTFDELTYPPNSERRHVKAADHYRWFDALLKDTDNGVAQDRPVHYYVMGDPTDKEAPGNYWRAAADWPPPAEATAFFFHADGKLTRQPPTSAGTSRSYRYDPGNPVHTIGGQNLLIPKGPMDQRRIEEREDVLLFTSDLLAEPLEVTGRITARLFVSSDCPDTDFTVKLCDVYPDGRSMLVTDGILRARHRVSLASEDFLTPGEVYELAVDLWSTSLVFARGHRLRVAVSSSNSPRFEPNPNTGHAFRADKEQRVATNTLHLAADRASHIELPIYRGPEDREP is encoded by the coding sequence ATGTCCTTGGTCAAGTCGCGCCGCCCGCAGTGGATTTTGCTTGCCGCGGCCGTGGTGCTGATGGGGTGGGCCGTTTCGCCGGCGGCCGGCGGACCGACCGAGTCGATGGTGACCATGACCGACGGCACACGGCTGGCGGTCGACGTCTATTTGCCGGAGAACCGCGCGGCGAAGCTGCCGGCCATCTTCGTCAGCACGCCTTACAACAAGTCGGGCGTGAAGGGATTCGCCGACGGTTTTCTGTCGCGCGGCTATGCGCTGGTCGTCGCCGATATTCGCGGCCGATTCAAATCGGAAGGCAACGACGCGATCATCTTTCACCATCACGGCTGGGCCAAGAACCACGACGGCCACGACCTGCTCCGTTGGATCGCCGCGCAAGAGTGGTCGAACGGCCGCGTCGGGTCCTACGGCGGATCGGCCGTCGGCATCACACAGAACATGCAGGCGCCCGGTGCCCCCGAATGTTTGCAGGCGCAGTACGTCGAAGTGGCGTTTTCCGACATGTATAGCCAATGCGCCTATCAGGGCGGGTGTTTTCGCCAATGCCTCTTGGAGGGCTGGCTGAAGGCCACGCAGATGGACCCGGAGAATCTCGCGTCCTTTGTCGCGCATCCCAACAAGGACGCCTTCTGGGCCGAACTCGATCCCGAATCGCAGGCCGCGCGCGTCAACGCGCCCGGCGTGTACGTCGGCGGGTGGTACGACATCTTCGTACAAGGCACGATCAATTCGTTCACTTCGATTCAACAACAAGGGGAGCCCGGCGCGCGCGGACGCTGCCGGCTGGTTCTGGGGCCCTGGGCGCACGGCACTTTTGACGAGCTGACCTATCCGCCGAACTCGGAGCGGCGCCACGTCAAAGCGGCGGATCATTACCGCTGGTTCGACGCCCTGCTGAAAGACACGGACAACGGCGTCGCGCAGGATCGGCCGGTGCACTACTACGTGATGGGTGACCCGACGGACAAGGAAGCACCAGGCAACTACTGGCGCGCCGCGGCCGACTGGCCGCCGCCGGCCGAGGCGACCGCGTTCTTTTTTCACGCCGATGGCAAGCTCACGCGGCAGCCGCCCACCAGCGCCGGCACGTCGCGCAGCTACCGCTACGATCCGGGGAACCCGGTGCACACGATCGGCGGACAAAACCTGCTGATTCCCAAGGGGCCCATGGACCAGCGGCGCATCGAGGAGCGCGAAGACGTGCTGCTCTTCACCAGCGACCTGCTGGCCGAGCCGCTCGAAGTCACCGGGCGCATCACGGCACGGCTGTTCGTCTCCTCGGATTGCCCCGATACGGACTTCACGGTCAAGCTGTGCGACGTCTATCCCGATGGTCGCTCGATGCTGGTGACCGATGGAATCTTGCGAGCCCGGCATCGCGTATCGCTGGCGAGCGAGGATTTTCTGACGCCCGGCGAGGTCTACGAGCTGGCGGTCGATCTGTGGAGCACTTCGCTGGTCTTCGCGCGGGGGCATCGTCTGCGCGTCGCCGTGTCGAGTTCGAACAGTCCGCGATTCGAGCCCAATCCGAACACGGGCCACGCGTTTCGGGCCGACAAGGAGCAGCGCGTGGCGACGAACACGCTGCACCTGGCCGCCGACCGGGCGTCGCACATCGAACTGCCCATTTATCGCGGGCCGGAAGATCGCGAGCCCTGA
- a CDS encoding acetamidase/formamidase family protein → MQRLTLGPLYYEFSRFSEPRLQIDPGETVAVETEDAFSGQIRTDADRRDKRKAPLGNPQTGPIWINGAEPGDALAVTIDAIEPLIGQCATRTSDPRQLAEWLGDECPHGTHVCPIRDGQIYWSETCTIPYRPMLGCIGTAPEFGVPTTLPAGIHGGNLDLVEVRPGSTIYLPVFVPGGLLYVGDAHAAMGHGELSASGLEMPAVSTLRIDLRKAHLLPGPRIETADEIMTVATGCPMERSIAQAYAWLIQWLEADYGWDRWRAYDLLTHVGQISVGYYAYGTVATKLAKRYLAAR, encoded by the coding sequence ATGCAACGCCTGACCCTCGGACCGCTGTACTACGAATTCAGCCGCTTCAGCGAGCCACGGCTCCAGATCGACCCGGGCGAAACCGTCGCGGTCGAGACCGAGGACGCCTTCAGCGGCCAGATCCGCACCGACGCCGATCGGCGCGACAAGCGCAAGGCGCCTTTGGGAAATCCCCAGACCGGCCCAATCTGGATCAATGGTGCCGAGCCGGGCGATGCCCTGGCGGTGACCATCGACGCGATTGAACCGCTGATCGGCCAATGCGCCACGCGCACAAGCGACCCGCGGCAACTCGCCGAATGGCTCGGCGACGAGTGCCCGCACGGCACGCACGTGTGCCCGATTCGCGACGGCCAGATTTATTGGAGCGAGACGTGCACCATTCCGTATCGCCCCATGCTGGGTTGCATCGGCACCGCGCCGGAGTTCGGCGTGCCGACGACCCTGCCCGCCGGCATCCATGGCGGCAATCTCGACCTGGTCGAGGTGCGGCCCGGCAGCACGATCTACTTGCCGGTGTTCGTACCCGGCGGCCTGCTCTACGTGGGCGATGCGCACGCCGCGATGGGCCACGGTGAGCTCTCGGCGAGCGGGCTGGAGATGCCCGCAGTATCGACCTTGCGCATCGACCTGCGCAAGGCGCACTTGCTGCCCGGCCCGCGCATCGAAACGGCCGACGAGATCATGACCGTGGCGACCGGCTGCCCGATGGAACGCTCGATCGCCCAGGCTTATGCCTGGCTGATTCAGTGGCTGGAAGCCGACTATGGCTGGGATCGCTGGCGAGCCTATGACCTGCTCACGCACGTGGGCCAGATCTCGGTCGGCTACTACGCCTACGGCACCGTGGCCACGAAGCTCGCCAAGCGCTACCTCGCGGCGCGCTGA
- a CDS encoding NADPH:quinone oxidoreductase family protein, with product MKVLEIQRFGGPEVMQLNDAPVPQPGLKQARIRVEAAGLNYSDIMIREGKYLDRMNPPLRLGREFCGVIDALGESPGPWTVGQRVVGTVPGGAMGEFVCAPTPALLPCPEGLSPEHGAAFLIAGLTAMHCIDDCTRVQAGETVLIHAAAGGVGTIAIQIAQARGAKVFGTASSEAKCRQIRELGAEAINYSEGDWVARLRDLTGGRGADVILESVGGDVFRRSFFEALADFGRMVVYGLSSGQMVQLASIDLLASNKTIGGYYLGSYFPRHLDRVALATGKLMQLLGEGKLKLIVGQTFPLTEAVAAFNLMQNRRNIGKVVIKP from the coding sequence ATGAAGGTGCTCGAGATTCAGCGTTTTGGCGGCCCGGAGGTCATGCAGTTGAACGATGCACCCGTGCCACAGCCGGGGCTCAAGCAAGCGCGCATCCGGGTCGAGGCGGCGGGACTGAATTACTCGGACATCATGATTCGCGAGGGCAAGTACCTCGACCGGATGAATCCTCCGCTGCGCTTGGGGCGCGAGTTTTGCGGCGTGATCGATGCACTCGGCGAGTCGCCCGGGCCGTGGACCGTGGGGCAACGCGTCGTCGGCACGGTGCCGGGCGGCGCGATGGGCGAGTTCGTCTGCGCACCGACGCCGGCGCTGTTGCCGTGCCCCGAGGGTCTGTCCCCCGAGCATGGTGCCGCATTCCTGATCGCCGGCCTGACCGCGATGCACTGCATCGACGACTGCACGCGTGTGCAAGCGGGCGAGACGGTGCTGATTCATGCCGCCGCCGGCGGCGTGGGCACGATCGCCATCCAGATTGCCCAAGCCCGCGGCGCGAAGGTCTTCGGCACCGCGTCGAGCGAAGCCAAATGTCGCCAGATCCGCGAACTGGGTGCCGAGGCAATCAATTACTCGGAGGGCGATTGGGTGGCCCGGTTGCGCGATCTGACCGGCGGCCGCGGCGCCGACGTGATCCTCGAGAGTGTCGGCGGCGACGTGTTTCGCCGCTCGTTCTTCGAGGCGTTGGCCGACTTCGGCCGGATGGTCGTCTACGGCCTCTCCAGCGGCCAGATGGTCCAGTTGGCCTCGATCGATCTGCTGGCTTCGAACAAGACCATCGGCGGCTACTATCTGGGCAGCTATTTCCCCAGGCATCTTGATCGCGTCGCCCTGGCCACGGGCAAACTGATGCAATTGCTGGGCGAGGGCAAGCTGAAATTGATCGTGGGGCAGACGTTCCCCCTGACCGAAGCCGTGGCCGCATTCAATCTGATGCAGAACCGTCGGAACATCGGCAAGGTCGTGATCAAGCCGTAG
- a CDS encoding sodium/solute symporter (Members of the Solute:Sodium Symporter (SSS), TC 2.A.21 as described in tcdb.org, catalyze solute:Na+ symport. Known solutes for members of the family include sugars, amino acids, nucleosides, inositols, vitamins, urea or anions, depending on the system.) → MDDVFRQLLPIDLVIVLAYMVGVLLIGIFYSRYVSSTGDFFLAGKTLPFWAIGISIVASDIGAVDLIFGSGGTYRFGIAQFNFDWLGSMPALLVAAFIFVPYYWRAGVFTIPEFLGRRYNGTVQWIQAIIWFIYMAVNVAIMLVAAATVLKEVLNLREPWQEDLAIWTTAIMIGLYTISGGLGAIVITDIMQVVVMLVGAGSLVFLSVWEAGGPQAMVDKIQAQGPATEHFFRLVVPHNADSPYPWTGIVFGLGLVMSTAYFVGNQAVLQRVLGARTEWDAKAGMIVAGLLKLLIPLLMFVPGLAARALYPNLEQPDRAVPLMVNELMPSGLKGLMFAAFFAALMSSVDSYLNSCVTVFLSDIYHRVHHAIFKRPLTDRAGLLLGRILTAVLLVGAVLYAPVLKERREATYILVQDMLSLFQGPTLAILLLGILWARTTGWGALAGLLSGVATTGTLKIIGDEVFPSQNPFLFVAFWSFVVTMVVTTVVSLLTKPEPPERLRGLVYRQVLSDQDAQRLLRDQVGDAS, encoded by the coding sequence ATGGACGACGTCTTTCGCCAGCTCTTACCGATCGATCTGGTCATTGTGCTGGCCTATATGGTCGGCGTGCTGCTGATCGGCATTTTCTACAGCCGCTACGTGTCCTCGACGGGCGACTTCTTTCTCGCCGGCAAGACCCTGCCTTTTTGGGCCATTGGCATTTCGATCGTGGCCAGCGATATCGGGGCCGTCGATCTGATCTTTGGTTCGGGCGGCACGTACCGCTTCGGTATTGCCCAGTTCAATTTCGACTGGCTCGGCTCGATGCCGGCGCTGCTCGTGGCGGCCTTTATCTTTGTGCCCTATTACTGGCGGGCCGGCGTCTTCACGATCCCTGAGTTTCTGGGCCGGCGCTACAACGGCACCGTGCAGTGGATCCAGGCGATCATCTGGTTCATCTACATGGCCGTCAACGTGGCGATCATGCTCGTGGCCGCGGCCACGGTGCTCAAAGAGGTGCTCAACCTCCGTGAGCCCTGGCAAGAGGACCTCGCCATCTGGACCACGGCCATCATGATCGGGCTGTACACGATCTCGGGCGGCTTAGGGGCGATCGTCATTACCGACATCATGCAGGTCGTGGTGATGCTCGTCGGCGCCGGGTCGCTCGTGTTCTTGAGCGTTTGGGAAGCCGGCGGACCACAGGCCATGGTCGACAAGATCCAGGCCCAGGGACCGGCCACGGAGCATTTCTTTCGCCTCGTCGTGCCGCACAATGCCGATTCGCCCTACCCCTGGACGGGCATCGTCTTTGGCCTGGGGCTGGTCATGTCGACCGCCTACTTCGTTGGTAACCAGGCGGTGCTACAACGTGTCCTCGGCGCGCGGACCGAATGGGACGCCAAGGCCGGGATGATCGTCGCCGGGCTGTTGAAGCTGTTGATTCCGCTGCTGATGTTTGTGCCCGGCCTGGCCGCGCGGGCGCTATATCCGAATCTCGAACAACCCGATCGCGCCGTGCCGCTGATGGTCAACGAGCTGATGCCCTCGGGGCTCAAGGGCTTGATGTTTGCGGCGTTCTTCGCCGCGCTCATGTCGAGCGTCGATTCGTATCTCAACTCCTGCGTCACCGTGTTCCTGTCGGATATCTATCACCGGGTGCATCATGCGATTTTCAAGCGGCCGCTCACCGATCGGGCCGGCCTGCTCCTCGGGCGCATCTTGACGGCGGTCTTGCTGGTGGGGGCCGTGCTGTATGCCCCCGTCCTCAAGGAACGTCGCGAAGCCACCTATATTCTCGTGCAAGACATGCTCAGCCTGTTCCAGGGACCGACGCTCGCCATCTTGCTCTTGGGTATTCTCTGGGCGCGGACGACGGGCTGGGGCGCGCTGGCCGGATTGCTCTCCGGCGTGGCGACGACGGGCACGCTGAAAATCATCGGCGACGAGGTCTTTCCGTCGCAAAATCCGTTCCTGTTCGTGGCCTTCTGGTCGTTCGTCGTCACGATGGTTGTCACCACGGTGGTCAGTCTGCTGACCAAACCCGAGCCTCCCGAAAGGTTGCGCGGCCTGGTCTATCGCCAGGTGCTCAGCGATCAAGACGCGCAGCGGCTGCTGCGCGACCAGGTGGGAGACGCCTCGTGA